Proteins from a genomic interval of Phlebotomus papatasi isolate M1 chromosome 3, Ppap_2.1, whole genome shotgun sequence:
- the LOC129806472 gene encoding xenotropic and polytropic retrovirus receptor 1 homolog — MKFAEHLSAHITPEWRKQYISYEEMKAMLYTALEEAPSAEAVEEDIRKRHYSNFEETFFTYCDQELKKINTFFSEKLAECTRKFAALSTELKRCQEESQKGKSKHKSSMNKYTDIPYRKAQELRLAFSEFYLSVILLQNFCELNHTGFRKILKKHDKLLATDHGAKWRQEHVETSHFYTNKDIDRIISETESLVTHELEGGDRQRAMKRLRVPPLGEQQSPWITFKVGLFSGGFIVLFITVVLSAIFHESAGDNLKVAFRLYRGPLLLIEFLFLIGINIYGWRSSGVNHVLIFELDPRNHLSEQHLMELAAIFGVVWTLSMLSFLYSSSLSIPAFVNPLALSLIMLIFLCNPFKIFRPEARFWLLRKIGRMIAAPFFHVGFADFWLADQLNSLVTALLDFQFLICFYITNGNWLEAGDARYHTERDFILRPIVNCLPAWFRFAQCLRRYRDSREAFPHLVNAGKYSTTFLVVIFATLKSYHASEYDSTFENPYVILWLLSAVISSVYAYLWDIKMDWGLFDKNAAENRFLREEIVYSSTSFYYFAIVEDALLRLSWLGAFVLSEAKIVSGEVMTSITAPLEVFRRFVWNFFRLENEHLNNCGKFRAVRDISIAPIDSSDQTTILRMMDEIDGVVNRYGKMNRPKARKSKDPERKSLLSPYKGSLQDLTIDMGGTKKL; from the exons ATGAAGTTCGCCGAGCACTTGTCCGCCCACATAACTCCAGAATGGCGGAAGCAGTACATCAGCTACGAAGAGATGAAAGCTATGCTGTACACAGCACTGGAGGAAGCTCCATCGGCTGAGGCAGTGGAGGAGGATATCCGGAAGAGACACTATAGCAATTTTGAAGAGACTTTTTTTACGTACTGCGATCAGGAATTGAAGAagattaatacatttttttcggaGAAACTTGCTGAGTGTACGAGGAAATTTGCCGCGCTGTCGACGGAACTGAAGAGATGCCAGGAAGAGAGTCAGAAGGGGAAGTCAAAGCATAAGTCTTCCATGAATAAATACACAGATATTCCTTATAGGAAAGCCCAGGAATTGCGTCTGGCATTTAGTGAGTTCTATTTGAGTGTTATCTTGCTGCAGAATTTCTGTGAATTGAATCACACGGGCTTCCGGAAGATTCTCAAGAAGCACGATAAACTCCTGGCCACGGATCATGGGGCCAAGTGGAGGCAGGAACATGTGGAAACGTCACATTTTTACACGAATAAAGATATTGATAGGATTATCAGTGAGACGGAATCTCTGGTGACGCATGAACTGGAAGGTGGAGATCGTCAGAGAGCCATGAAACGCCTGAGAGTTCCGCCATTGGGGGAGCAACAGAGCCCATGGATAACATTCAAGGTCGGCCTGTTTTCTGGTGGATTCATTGTATTATTCATCACAGTTGTcctttcggccatttttcacgAATCTGCCGGAGATAATCTCAAAGTAGCCTTTAGGCTCTATCGTGGTCCTCTGCTTCTCATTGAATTCCTCTTCCTCATCGGCATAAATATCTACGGATGGCGTTCTTCAGGGGTAAATCATGTTCTAATCTTTGAACTCGATCCCCGGAATCATCTTTCTGAGCAGCATTTGATGGAATTAGCGGCAATTTTTGGCGTTGTCTGGACACTAAGTATGCTGAGTTTCCTGTACAGTTCCAGCCTGAGTATTCCAGCTTTTGTAAATCCCCTGGCACTCTCCCTGATAATGCTCATCTTCCTCTGCAATCCCTTCAAAATCTTCCGGCCCGAAGCGAGATTTTGGCTGTTGCGAAAAATTGGCCGAATGATAGCTGCACCCTTTTTTCACGTCGGTTTTGCCGATTTCTGGCTAGCCGATCAACTAAACTCCCTCGTGACTGCCCTTCTTGACTTCCAGTTCCTCATCTGCTTCTACATCACAAACGGAAATTGGCTGGAAGCCGGAGATGCAAGATACCATACCGAACGTGATTTTATCCTAAGACCAATTGTCAATTGCCTTCCGGCATGGTTTCGGTTTGCACAGTGCCTCAGACGATACCGGGACTCCCGTGAAGCCTTTCCCCATCTCGTGAATGCCGGCAAATACTCAACGACATTCCTCGTGGTCATTTTTGCCACACTCAAATCCTACCATGCCTCCGAGTACGACAGCACCTTTGAGAATCCCTATGTGATTCTCTGGCTCCTGAGTGCTGTCATCTCATCCGTCTATGCCTACCTGTGGGACATCAAAATGGATTGGGGTCTTTTTGACAAGAATGCCGCAGAGAATCGCTTTCTGCGCGAAGAAATTGTCTACTCCTCGACATCTTTCTACTATTTTGCCATAGTGGAGGATGCCCTACTGCGACTGTCCTGGCTGGGAGCCTTTGTGCTGTCAGAGGCAAAAATTGTGTCCGGAGAAGTGATGACATCGATCACGGCTCCTCTGGAGGTGTTTAGGCGCTTCGTCTGGAATTTCTTCCGACTGGAGAATGAACATCTGAACAACTGTGGCAAATTCAGAGCTGTCCGGGACATCTCCATTGCCCCCATTGACTCCTCCGATCAGACCACCATCCTGCGCATGATGGACGAGATTGACGGAGTTGTTAATAG GTATGGCAAAATGAATCGACCAAAAGCGAGGAAATCGAAGGATCCAGAGAGAAAGTCTCTCCTGTCACCGTACAAAGGATCTCTGCAGGATCTGACAATAGATATGGGTGGGACGAAAAAGTTGTGA
- the LOC129806490 gene encoding 39S ribosomal protein L38, mitochondrial yields the protein MLGNLFFRQFLCRESQKIFRVPLRHGHTIRGKRPGVARSLQQRLDEMNYVDPELARKVNIGLPQIKVPRSEQLRERLNHRKLMKNNLEIEKLARLNQLEVDLEDVNEEWLKTSGPFDIRGIADYYEIFDHLYGDAYFIPRVNLRILYPTNTEDCNPVYYGNILSPEDAISQPIVEFDHSFRLPREKDKKDSLWTLVMSTPDGHLRDNTSEYVHWLVTNIPNGNVTKGDTLVPYLQPYPAKGLGYHRYVFVLYKQEDRVDLKDYKISTTKDPEGRTFKTLDFYRKFQDSITPAGLAFFQAEYDDSVREVFHKVFETSVPTFEYVKVEDYVAPQKWFPHRRAFNTYLDMYRDPKQINKEFLERKLAKTHPFNGPEPPCRFPMAHSIKNKPSWLVIEMKKERQGIGRINDYRDW from the exons ATGCTGGGAAATCTGTTTTTTCGCCAGTTTCTCTGTCGGGAAAGTCAGAAAATCTTTCGAGTACCTCTTAGGCATGGACACACGATCCGTGGGAAGCGTCCGGGTGTGGCGAGGAGTCTTCAGCAGCGTCTGGACG AAATGAATTATGTGGACCCGGAATTGGCCAGGAAGGTCAATATAGGGCTACCTCAGATAAAAGTGCCTCGGTCAGAGCAGCTCAGGGAACGTTTGAATCACAGGAAACTCATGAAAAACAATCTGGAAATTGAGAAACTTGCCCGGCTGAATCAGCTGGAAGTGGATCTTGAGGATGTCAATGAAGAGTGGCTCAAGACTTCTGGGCCATTTGACATTCGGGGAATAGCAGACTACTACGAAATCTTTGATCATCTTTACGGAGATGCCTACTTTATTCCCAGAGTTAATCTTCGAATTCTCTACCCGACAAACACGGAGGATTGCAATCCCGTCTACTATGGGAACATTTTGAGTCCGGAAGATGCAATCTCTCAGCCAATTGTGGAGTTTGATCATTCATTCAGGCTCCCACGGGAGAAGGATAAAAAAGACTCTCTCTGGACCCTGGTAATGTCCACTCCGGATGGACATTTGAGGGACAACACGAGTGAATATGTTCACTGGCTAGTGACCAATATTCCCAATGGGAATGTCACCAAAGGGGACACACTCGTGCCATATCTTCAACCCTATCCTGCCAAAGGTCTCGGATACCATCGATACGTTTTTGTGTTGTACAAACAGGAAGATAGAGTAGATCTCAAGGATTACAAAATTTCCACGACAAAGGATCCTGAAGGGAGAACCTTCAAGACATTggatttctacagaaaattccaGGATTCAATAACGCCAGCTGGATTAGCCTTCTTCCAGGCAGAGTACGATGATTCCGTGAGGGAAGTCTTTCACAAGGTTTTTG AAACATCCGTACCAACTTTTGAGTATGTCAAAGTGGAAGATTATGTAGCTCCCCAGAAGTGGTTTCCCCACAGACGGGCTTTCAATACGTATTTGGATATGTACCGCGATCCCAAGCAGATCAACAAGGAATTCCTGGAGCGGAAACTGGCCAAGACACATCCGTTCAATGGTCCAGAACCACCATGTCGCTTCCCAATGGCTCATTCCATCAAGAATAAGCCATCGTGGTTGGTGATTGAGATGAAGAAAGAGCGCCAGGGCATTGGACGCATTAATGACTACAGAGATTGGTGA